In Amycolatopsis solani, a single window of DNA contains:
- a CDS encoding GntG family PLP-dependent aldolase encodes MTTFADDLATLRPETTAAQGAHVELRSDTFTLPTPTMLEAAARAPLGDDVYGEDPTVDRLEQLSAELLGKQAGCLMPSGTMANLTALLAHCPRGGKAIVGHESDVYVYEAGGASLCGGIVYDPLPNLPDGTIDPAAIAEACAVDRSDPQIAPPAVLSLETPQNRCGGLPLQLDYLSEVSRLIRSHGVALHLDGARLFNAAVALGVSAAEVAKHADTVQICLSKGLCAPIGSVLVGDRVTIAAARRMRKMLGGGMRQAGMIAACGIVALTEMTERLADDHARAARLARGLSRIPGVRLDPGPPLTNMVFFKVRDDRYTTRTLIEAARRRGIRVEELGHDRIRAVTHAGVDDDAVDRAVSVFGDLLGHDALVR; translated from the coding sequence GTGACCACTTTCGCCGACGACCTCGCGACGCTGCGCCCGGAAACCACCGCCGCGCAGGGCGCGCACGTCGAACTCCGCAGCGACACCTTCACCCTGCCCACGCCCACGATGCTCGAAGCCGCCGCGCGCGCCCCGCTCGGCGACGACGTCTACGGCGAGGACCCGACCGTGGACCGGCTGGAGCAGCTCTCCGCCGAACTGCTCGGCAAGCAGGCCGGCTGCCTGATGCCGAGCGGCACGATGGCCAACCTGACCGCGCTGCTGGCGCACTGCCCGCGGGGCGGCAAGGCGATCGTCGGGCACGAATCCGACGTGTACGTCTACGAAGCCGGCGGCGCGTCGCTGTGCGGCGGCATCGTCTACGACCCGCTGCCGAACCTGCCCGACGGCACGATCGACCCGGCGGCGATCGCCGAGGCGTGCGCGGTCGACCGCAGCGACCCGCAGATCGCGCCGCCCGCGGTGCTCAGCCTGGAGACCCCGCAGAACCGCTGCGGCGGGCTGCCCCTGCAGCTGGACTACTTGAGCGAGGTGTCCCGGCTGATCCGCTCCCACGGCGTCGCCCTGCACCTCGACGGCGCCCGCCTGTTCAACGCGGCGGTCGCGCTCGGCGTCAGCGCGGCGGAGGTGGCCAAGCACGCCGACACCGTGCAGATCTGCCTGTCGAAGGGCCTGTGCGCGCCGATCGGCTCGGTACTGGTCGGCGACCGCGTGACGATCGCGGCGGCCCGCCGCATGCGCAAGATGCTCGGCGGCGGCATGCGCCAGGCCGGCATGATCGCCGCCTGCGGCATCGTGGCCCTGACGGAGATGACCGAGCGCCTGGCCGACGACCACGCCCGCGCGGCGCGCCTGGCCCGCGGCCTGTCCCGCATCCCGGGCGTCCGGCTGGACCCGGGCCCGCCGCTGACGAACATGGTGTTCTTCAAGGTCCGCGACGACCGCTACACGACCCGCACCCTGATCGAGGCGGCCCGGCGCCGCGGCATCCGGGTGGAGGAACTGGGCCACGACCGCATCCGCGCGGTCACCCACGCGGGCGTCGACGACGACGCGGTCGACCGCGCGGTCTCGGTCTTCGGCGACCTCCTGGGCCACGACGCCCTCGTGCGCTGA
- a CDS encoding argininosuccinate lyase: protein MTIAPGGTGRLTSPISAAAREILFDRDTAPAPDPVAAELGLISQVDRAHVVMLAERGIVDRARAGELLRGIESLRRQRFAPLHDVPAPRGRYLAYESHLIDTLGADVGGVLHSGRSRNDLNATVVRLRLREPHERLLAESDALGRALLERARRWAGVTMPAYTHHQPAVPITYGHYLAGVASALVRDVEGVWQAGAELDQNPLGAGAVGGTSLPVDQHRTTALLGFAAPLANSLHAVASRDLVLRQLSAATVLGVLLCRVSHDLQAWTSAEAGLLRLADDVVGSSSMMPQKRNPFLLEHVQGRALAPLGAFTASAGAMATARFTNAIAVGTEAVAPAWAALEAATDAVVLLRLVVEGAEPVPERMAERAADGQTAATHLAERLVAAGVPFRQAHHDVGAIAKEALAGNRPLHEVARVRLAGQPPHVLAALDPAEVAQHAAYGGGPARESVLAAVTEAETAFARIRAAADERRWRWSQAEIGLDDAVRTLTR from the coding sequence ATGACCATCGCCCCAGGCGGGACCGGCCGGCTCACCAGCCCCATCTCCGCCGCGGCCCGCGAAATCCTCTTCGACCGCGACACCGCCCCGGCGCCCGACCCCGTCGCCGCGGAACTCGGGCTGATCAGCCAGGTCGACCGCGCCCACGTCGTCATGCTCGCCGAACGCGGCATCGTCGACCGCGCCCGGGCCGGCGAGCTCCTCCGCGGCATCGAAAGCCTGCGCAGGCAACGCTTCGCACCACTGCACGACGTCCCCGCGCCGCGCGGCCGCTACCTCGCCTACGAGTCCCACCTGATCGACACACTCGGCGCCGACGTCGGCGGAGTCCTCCACAGTGGACGGTCCCGCAACGACCTCAACGCCACCGTCGTCCGGCTCCGGCTGCGCGAGCCGCACGAGCGGCTGCTCGCCGAGTCCGACGCACTCGGCCGCGCGCTGCTGGAGCGGGCCCGGCGCTGGGCCGGCGTCACCATGCCCGCCTACACCCACCACCAGCCCGCCGTCCCGATCACCTACGGCCACTACCTGGCGGGCGTGGCGAGCGCGCTGGTCCGGGACGTCGAAGGCGTCTGGCAGGCCGGGGCGGAGCTGGACCAGAACCCGCTCGGCGCGGGCGCGGTCGGCGGCACGTCGCTGCCGGTCGACCAGCACCGCACCACCGCGCTGCTCGGGTTCGCCGCGCCGCTGGCGAATTCCCTGCACGCCGTCGCTTCGCGGGATCTGGTGCTGCGCCAGCTGTCCGCGGCCACCGTGCTCGGCGTGCTCCTCTGCCGCGTCTCGCACGACCTGCAGGCGTGGACCAGCGCCGAGGCCGGGCTGCTGCGGCTCGCCGACGACGTCGTCGGGTCGAGCTCGATGATGCCTCAGAAGCGCAACCCCTTCCTGCTGGAGCACGTCCAGGGCCGGGCGCTGGCGCCGCTCGGCGCGTTCACCGCGTCGGCGGGCGCCATGGCCACCGCCCGCTTCACCAACGCCATCGCGGTCGGCACCGAAGCCGTCGCCCCGGCGTGGGCGGCGCTCGAAGCGGCGACCGACGCCGTCGTGCTGCTCCGGCTGGTCGTCGAGGGCGCCGAGCCGGTGCCGGAGCGGATGGCCGAACGCGCGGCCGACGGCCAGACCGCGGCCACCCACCTCGCCGAACGGCTGGTCGCCGCCGGCGTCCCGTTCCGGCAGGCCCACCACGACGTCGGCGCGATCGCCAAGGAGGCGCTGGCCGGGAACCGGCCGCTGCACGAGGTCGCCCGCGTCCGGCTCGCCGGGCAGCCGCCGCACGTCCTGGCCGCGCTCGACCCGGCCGAAGTCGCGCAGCACGCGGCCTACGGCGGCGGCCCGGCCCGCGAGTCCGTGCTCGCCGCCGTCACCGAAGCCGAAACCGCGTTCGCCCGGATCCGCGCCGCGGCCGACGAACGCCGCTGGCGCTGGAGCCAGGCCGAAATCGGCCTCGACGACGCCGTCCGAACCCTCACCCGCTGA
- a CDS encoding ATP-grasp domain-containing protein, translating into MDVAELGPAFARRRVVMRTLLLVESNTTGTGRLFARQARSLGFEPVLAAADPAHYPYAAEDGVRVVRCDTADACAVLAEDIGEPAGVTTSSEYFIPVAARIAAKLGLPGPDPVAVADCRNKAHQRAVLAAPCTVAMSVEEAVAAAAEFPVVLKPAEGSGSVGVLRCETPEAVASQAAALLSVTHNERGLPVPPQVLVEPYASGPEYSVELFGDVVVAVVRKHLGPAPYFVEVGHDVPASLPPSDETALIDTARSAVTALGLGFGAAHVEIRLTPDGPRLMEVNPRPAGGMIPELVRAATGVDLVAAQVSAVLGLPPSLRPTRRACASLRFLTASATSVLAAGDAVAKASAVPAVVDARLSRPDGTLVRPARDYRDRAGYVLAVSDRPRGARAAAAAGLDRLRAALIPDGARR; encoded by the coding sequence GTGGACGTGGCTGAACTGGGGCCGGCGTTCGCTCGCCGACGCGTCGTGATGCGCACGCTGCTGCTCGTCGAGAGCAACACGACCGGCACCGGGCGGCTGTTCGCCCGGCAGGCCCGTTCGCTCGGGTTCGAGCCGGTGCTGGCCGCGGCCGACCCCGCGCACTACCCGTACGCGGCCGAGGACGGCGTCCGCGTCGTCCGCTGCGACACCGCGGACGCGTGCGCGGTGCTGGCCGAGGACATCGGCGAACCCGCGGGCGTGACGACCAGTTCGGAGTACTTCATCCCGGTGGCGGCGCGGATCGCGGCGAAGCTCGGCCTGCCCGGGCCCGACCCGGTCGCCGTGGCGGACTGCCGGAACAAGGCGCACCAGCGGGCGGTGCTCGCGGCGCCGTGCACGGTCGCGATGTCGGTGGAGGAGGCGGTGGCGGCCGCGGCCGAGTTCCCGGTCGTGCTCAAGCCGGCCGAAGGCTCGGGCAGCGTCGGCGTGCTGCGGTGCGAGACGCCGGAAGCGGTCGCTTCCCAGGCGGCGGCGCTGCTTTCGGTGACGCACAACGAACGCGGCCTGCCGGTGCCGCCGCAGGTGCTCGTGGAGCCGTACGCGAGCGGGCCGGAGTACTCGGTGGAGCTGTTCGGCGACGTCGTGGTGGCGGTGGTGCGCAAGCACCTCGGCCCGGCGCCGTACTTCGTCGAAGTCGGCCACGACGTCCCGGCGTCGCTGCCCCCGTCGGACGAGACGGCGCTGATCGACACGGCCCGGTCGGCGGTGACCGCGCTGGGCCTCGGCTTCGGCGCGGCCCACGTCGAGATCCGGCTGACCCCGGACGGCCCGCGGCTGATGGAGGTCAACCCGCGCCCGGCGGGCGGCATGATCCCGGAACTGGTCCGCGCGGCGACCGGCGTCGACCTGGTGGCGGCGCAGGTTTCCGCCGTGCTGGGGCTGCCGCCTTCGTTGCGTCCCACCCGGCGCGCGTGCGCGTCGCTGCGTTTCCTCACGGCGAGTGCCACCTCGGTGCTGGCGGCCGGGGACGCGGTCGCGAAGGCGTCCGCGGTGCCGGCTGTGGTGGACGCCCGGCTGTCCCGCCCGGACGGCACTCTCGTCCGCCCGGCCCGGGACTACCGCGACCGCGCGGGGTACGTCCTCGCGGTTTCGGACCGCCCCCGCGGCGCCCGCGCGGCCGCGGCGGCGGGGCTGGACCGGCTGCGTGCCGCCCTGATCCCGGACGGAGCCCGCCGATGA
- a CDS encoding pyridoxal-phosphate dependent enzyme, producing MTLAAPVSRSVVEATELPRIIRVRPNFHVAAFGLMKLLPARFMLDRAEERGEVGPGTTVLETSSGTFGLGLAMVCRLRGYPLTIVGDPAIDAPLKRRLEHLGARVEICPEPSPVGGYQRARLDRLEELRAEYPNHWVPGQYSNPDNPRSYALVAEQLAETIGVPDCLVGAVGSGGSTSGTSSFLRMLVPELTLIGVDTQRSAIFGQPDGPRVLRGLGNSLVPPNVEHTGYDQVHWIGAAEAFAATRELYARHCLFMGPTSGAAFKVADWFARRNPDATVVALLPDEGYRYQDTVYSDEWLRAQGLAHAGAAEPYEVVAPNEPGGSWTWLNWGRRSLADAS from the coding sequence ATGACCCTTGCCGCCCCCGTCAGCCGGTCCGTCGTGGAGGCGACCGAGCTGCCCCGGATCATCCGCGTCCGGCCCAACTTCCACGTCGCCGCCTTCGGCCTGATGAAGCTGCTGCCCGCCCGGTTCATGCTCGACCGCGCCGAGGAGCGCGGCGAAGTCGGCCCGGGCACGACCGTGCTCGAGACGTCGTCGGGCACCTTCGGCCTCGGCCTCGCCATGGTCTGCCGGCTACGCGGCTACCCGCTCACGATCGTCGGTGACCCGGCGATCGACGCGCCGCTCAAGCGCCGCCTCGAGCACCTCGGCGCCCGCGTCGAGATCTGCCCGGAGCCCAGCCCGGTCGGCGGCTACCAGCGCGCGCGGCTGGACCGGCTCGAGGAGCTGCGCGCGGAGTACCCGAACCACTGGGTTCCCGGCCAGTACAGCAATCCCGACAACCCGCGGTCGTACGCGCTGGTGGCCGAGCAGCTGGCCGAGACGATCGGCGTGCCGGACTGCCTCGTCGGCGCGGTCGGCTCGGGCGGCTCGACGTCCGGCACGAGTTCGTTCCTGCGGATGCTCGTCCCGGAGCTGACGCTCATCGGCGTCGACACCCAGCGCAGCGCCATCTTCGGCCAGCCCGACGGACCGCGCGTGCTGCGCGGGCTCGGCAACAGCCTGGTGCCGCCCAACGTCGAGCACACCGGCTACGACCAGGTGCACTGGATCGGCGCGGCCGAGGCGTTCGCCGCGACGCGCGAGCTGTACGCGCGCCACTGCCTCTTCATGGGACCGACCAGCGGCGCGGCGTTCAAGGTCGCGGACTGGTTCGCCCGCCGGAACCCGGACGCCACGGTCGTCGCGCTGCTGCCCGACGAGGGCTACCGCTACCAGGACACCGTCTACTCCGACGAGTGGCTGCGCGCGCAGGGACTGGCGCACGCGGGGGCGGCCGAGCCGTACGAAGTGGTCGCGCCCAACGAGCCCGGCGGCTCGTGGACGTGGCTGAACTGGGGCCGGCGTTCGCTCGCCGACGCGTCGTGA
- a CDS encoding GHMP family kinase ATP-binding protein: protein MTEDLAVAAPAPATVTDPRAGSFRVDAHHGEILQGVFVAGGRLRRGLVTLPCPLYSTRATFLPTEDSGTTVRPAWRTKARRAADLTLARLGHPVPGGLLDITSDIPLCRGFGSSTADVTSAIGAVLAATGRRLPPAEVGALAVEAETASDSLMYGGRAVVFAHREGEPIEDLGELMPLAVLGFGTSPGGRGVDTLELTPARYTSWEIEAFRPLRGLLRRAVADRDAGLLGRVATASTLLNQRHLPVPGLDGILAVARAAGAAGVQVAHSGDVAGLIFDATDAETPARLEFAAARLDVTETWQFETER from the coding sequence ATGACCGAAGACCTCGCGGTCGCCGCACCGGCCCCCGCCACCGTCACCGACCCCCGCGCGGGGAGCTTCCGGGTCGACGCCCACCACGGCGAGATCCTGCAAGGGGTGTTCGTCGCCGGCGGCCGGCTGCGCCGCGGCCTGGTCACCCTGCCGTGCCCGCTCTACAGCACCCGCGCCACCTTCCTGCCCACCGAAGACAGCGGCACGACCGTGCGGCCGGCGTGGCGCACCAAGGCCCGCCGCGCCGCCGACCTGACGCTGGCCCGGCTCGGCCACCCGGTGCCGGGCGGCCTGCTCGACATCACCAGCGACATCCCGCTGTGCCGCGGCTTCGGCTCCTCGACCGCGGACGTGACCTCGGCGATCGGCGCGGTCCTCGCCGCGACCGGCCGCCGGCTCCCGCCCGCCGAGGTCGGTGCGCTGGCCGTCGAAGCCGAGACCGCGTCCGACTCGCTCATGTACGGCGGCCGCGCGGTGGTCTTCGCCCACCGCGAAGGCGAGCCGATCGAGGACCTCGGCGAGCTGATGCCGCTGGCCGTGCTGGGCTTCGGCACCAGCCCGGGCGGCCGCGGCGTCGACACCCTGGAACTGACGCCCGCGCGCTACACGTCGTGGGAGATCGAGGCGTTCCGCCCGCTGCGCGGCCTGCTGCGCCGGGCCGTGGCCGACCGGGACGCGGGCCTGCTCGGCCGCGTCGCCACCGCCAGCACCCTGCTCAACCAGCGGCACCTGCCCGTCCCCGGACTGGACGGCATCCTCGCCGTCGCCCGTGCCGCCGGGGCCGCCGGCGTGCAGGTCGCCCACAGCGGCGATGTCGCCGGCCTGATCTTCGACGCGACCGACGCCGAAACCCCGGCGCGGCTGGAGTTCGCCGCGGCGCGGCTCGACGTGACCGAAACCTGGCAGTTCGAAACCGAGAGGTGA
- a CDS encoding non-ribosomal peptide synthetase translates to MTTFDIRPEADAERAARLRAAVLAKRLRGRATAPVRAFGRADRSAPLPLSAGQQRLWFLDRLDPDSAEYAVPLLLRLDGPLDVEALRRSLDALVARHEILRTTYTARDNRPRQVIEDPAPVDLPVVEGDLDTLLAEYVGRPFDLAAGPVFRALLVREAPERHVLALNVHHIACDGWSLPILMADLRKLYAGEDLPPVELSYADFAVWEQSRVDAHTAGLAYWKERLAGLETLELPADRPRPAQRDHHGASVRFTIPAAAAEAVLDQGKQTGATPFMTLLAAAYVVLGRHTGREDIAVGTPVAGRGRAELEHMVGFFVNTVVARGDLSGDPDFATLADRVRVARLADQAHEDLPFERLVKELAPERDLAHTPVVQVMFAVYDSSSGSPDLGDLRVSGVELPSTTAKFDLMISFVRQADGSVAGVLEYATALFDEVRMARMGEHFVRLFTALAARPGARLSEVDILGADERELLLGKWNDTAEPYLRGTVHGRIAAQAVSTPDAIAVRCGRTELTYAELDARATRLAQRLRAHGVGVETPVGVLCERGPLLLPVLLAILKTGGHYIPLDPAYPQDRKEYMLRQAGARVLVTTRRYAGENLGEVELLADEPVADDPVPWTDPVVDPENLAYVIYTSGSTGRPKGVMISHRGVLHYLDWCRQAYRADEGDGAPVHSSLAFDLTVTGLFLPLLCGTTVTLVPEDEHPVAGLADVLSSGRKFSFVKLTPAHLEPLRRCLAPEAAAAAAHLVVGGEQLTAEALEFWRENAPDVVVANEYGHTETSVANVINLLPAAECVTTPISVGRPIWNTEVYLLDEHLRPVPVGVTGELYAGGAGVARGFAGNSGLTAAKYVANPFGPGRLYRSGDLARYLPDGRLEFVGRTDHQVKVRGYRIELGEIEAALVGGPGVTEAVAVVRDGALAGYVAPSTVDVDELRAHLSERLPEYMVPSTLTTLATLPLTSNGKVDRVGLPAPDAAPVSTSGVLPRDELEMALAKLWEDLLGRRVGVTDGFFDVGGHSLLAVVLVDRIQAELGATVGLAEVFRAPTVRALADLIRAGGSGGGLVVPLSPGRAGVAPLFLLPPTAGSPFPYLQLVAELDPALPVFGLQAPGFAPGEDPVHTIEELAAAFVADLLPVVGDRPIRLAGWSQGGSVAFEMAAQLEKAGRAVEHLCVIDATVLGVDDYGNPLPDVDTSDPLAWFGEAVLKLAPGAVDTLDEMLAEARDRGMVSEVAGNAVVEQMARVYLAGKDAVEAYRCRAVVDTGIHLITSTGTHPVKGRPEVRPESWRARTRGELTVTPVPGHHWDMVEPPHVAELARAVLAGLAVTADE, encoded by the coding sequence ATGACCACGTTCGACATCCGCCCGGAGGCCGACGCCGAGCGCGCCGCGCGGCTCCGAGCCGCGGTGCTCGCGAAGCGATTGCGCGGCCGCGCGACCGCACCGGTCCGGGCGTTCGGCCGGGCCGACCGGAGCGCGCCGCTGCCGCTCTCGGCCGGGCAGCAGCGCCTGTGGTTCCTCGACCGGCTCGACCCGGACAGCGCCGAGTACGCCGTGCCGCTGCTCCTGCGGCTCGACGGCCCCCTCGACGTCGAGGCGCTCCGGCGCTCGCTCGACGCGCTGGTGGCGCGGCACGAGATCCTGCGCACGACCTACACCGCGCGGGACAACCGGCCGCGCCAGGTGATCGAGGACCCGGCGCCGGTCGACCTGCCGGTCGTCGAGGGCGACCTGGACACGCTCCTCGCGGAGTACGTCGGCCGCCCGTTCGACCTGGCCGCCGGCCCGGTGTTCCGGGCGCTGCTGGTCCGCGAGGCACCCGAGCGGCACGTGCTCGCCCTCAACGTGCACCACATCGCCTGCGACGGCTGGTCCCTGCCGATCCTGATGGCCGACCTGCGCAAGCTCTACGCCGGCGAGGACCTGCCCCCGGTCGAACTGTCCTATGCGGACTTCGCCGTCTGGGAACAGTCCCGGGTGGACGCCCACACGGCCGGCCTCGCGTACTGGAAGGAGCGGCTCGCCGGGCTGGAGACCCTGGAACTGCCCGCCGACCGCCCGCGCCCGGCCCAGCGCGACCACCACGGTGCCTCCGTCCGCTTCACCATCCCCGCGGCCGCCGCCGAAGCGGTGCTTGATCAGGGAAAGCAGACGGGCGCGACGCCGTTCATGACGCTGCTGGCCGCCGCGTACGTCGTGCTCGGGCGGCACACCGGCCGCGAGGACATCGCCGTCGGCACCCCGGTCGCCGGCCGCGGCCGGGCCGAGCTGGAGCACATGGTCGGGTTCTTCGTGAACACCGTCGTCGCCCGCGGCGACCTCTCCGGCGACCCGGACTTCGCCACGCTCGCCGACCGCGTCCGGGTGGCCCGGCTGGCCGACCAGGCCCACGAAGACCTGCCGTTCGAGCGGCTGGTCAAGGAGCTGGCGCCGGAACGCGACCTCGCGCACACCCCGGTCGTGCAGGTCATGTTCGCCGTCTACGACTCTTCGTCCGGCTCGCCGGACCTGGGTGACCTGAGGGTGTCCGGCGTGGAACTCCCGTCGACGACGGCGAAGTTCGACCTGATGATCTCGTTCGTCCGCCAGGCCGACGGGTCCGTGGCGGGTGTCCTGGAGTACGCGACCGCGCTTTTCGACGAAGTCCGGATGGCACGGATGGGCGAGCACTTCGTCCGGCTGTTCACCGCGCTCGCCGCCCGCCCCGGCGCGCGGCTGTCCGAAGTGGACATCCTCGGCGCGGACGAGCGGGAACTGCTGCTGGGGAAGTGGAACGACACCGCCGAGCCCTACCTGCGCGGCACTGTGCACGGCCGGATCGCCGCGCAGGCGGTGTCCACCCCGGACGCGATCGCCGTCCGGTGTGGACGGACCGAGCTGACCTACGCCGAGCTGGACGCCCGCGCGACCCGGCTGGCCCAGCGGCTGCGCGCCCACGGCGTCGGCGTCGAGACCCCGGTCGGCGTGCTCTGCGAGCGCGGCCCGCTGCTGCTGCCGGTGCTGCTGGCCATCCTCAAGACGGGCGGCCACTACATCCCGCTGGATCCCGCGTACCCGCAGGACCGCAAGGAGTACATGCTCCGCCAGGCCGGCGCCCGCGTGCTCGTCACCACCCGCCGGTACGCCGGGGAGAACCTCGGCGAGGTCGAGCTCCTCGCCGACGAGCCGGTCGCCGACGACCCGGTGCCGTGGACCGACCCGGTCGTCGACCCGGAAAACCTCGCCTACGTCATCTACACCTCGGGCTCGACCGGCCGCCCCAAGGGCGTGATGATCAGCCACCGCGGGGTGCTGCACTACCTGGACTGGTGCCGCCAGGCCTACCGCGCCGACGAGGGCGACGGCGCCCCCGTGCACTCGTCGCTCGCCTTCGACCTCACCGTCACCGGGTTGTTCCTGCCGCTGCTGTGCGGCACGACGGTGACGCTGGTGCCCGAGGACGAACACCCGGTCGCCGGGCTCGCCGACGTCCTGTCCAGTGGCCGGAAGTTCAGCTTCGTCAAGCTCACCCCGGCCCACCTCGAACCGCTGCGCCGCTGCCTCGCACCGGAGGCCGCCGCGGCGGCCGCGCACCTGGTCGTCGGCGGCGAGCAGCTCACCGCGGAAGCCCTGGAGTTCTGGCGGGAGAACGCCCCCGACGTCGTGGTGGCCAACGAGTACGGCCACACCGAGACTTCCGTGGCGAACGTGATCAACCTGCTGCCCGCCGCCGAGTGCGTGACCACGCCGATCTCGGTCGGGCGGCCGATCTGGAACACCGAGGTCTACCTCCTCGACGAGCACCTGCGGCCGGTCCCGGTCGGCGTCACCGGCGAGCTGTACGCCGGCGGCGCGGGAGTCGCCCGCGGGTTCGCCGGAAACTCCGGCCTGACCGCGGCGAAGTACGTGGCCAACCCGTTCGGCCCCGGCCGCCTCTACCGCAGCGGCGACCTCGCCCGCTACCTGCCGGACGGGCGCCTGGAGTTCGTCGGCCGCACCGACCACCAGGTCAAGGTGCGCGGCTACCGGATCGAGCTGGGCGAGATCGAAGCGGCGCTGGTCGGCGGCCCCGGCGTCACCGAAGCGGTCGCGGTGGTCCGCGACGGCGCCCTCGCCGGGTACGTCGCTCCGTCCACTGTGGACGTCGACGAGCTCCGCGCGCACCTGTCGGAGCGGCTGCCGGAGTACATGGTCCCGTCGACCCTGACCACTTTGGCCACTCTGCCGCTGACGTCCAACGGCAAGGTGGACCGGGTCGGGCTGCCCGCGCCGGACGCCGCGCCGGTCTCGACGTCCGGCGTGCTCCCGCGCGACGAACTGGAGATGGCGCTGGCCAAACTGTGGGAGGACCTGCTCGGCCGCCGCGTCGGCGTCACCGACGGCTTCTTCGACGTCGGCGGGCACTCGCTGCTGGCGGTCGTGCTGGTCGACCGGATCCAGGCCGAGCTGGGCGCGACCGTCGGGCTGGCCGAGGTGTTCCGCGCGCCGACGGTCCGGGCGCTGGCCGACCTCATCCGCGCCGGCGGCAGCGGCGGGGGACTGGTCGTGCCGCTCTCACCGGGCCGCGCGGGTGTCGCCCCGCTGTTCCTGCTGCCGCCGACCGCCGGGAGCCCGTTCCCGTACCTGCAGCTCGTGGCCGAACTGGACCCGGCGCTGCCGGTGTTCGGCCTGCAGGCACCCGGGTTCGCGCCCGGCGAGGACCCGGTGCACACCATCGAAGAGCTGGCCGCGGCGTTCGTCGCCGACCTGCTGCCGGTGGTCGGCGACCGCCCGATCCGGCTCGCCGGCTGGTCGCAGGGCGGCTCGGTGGCGTTCGAAATGGCGGCCCAGCTGGAAAAGGCGGGCCGCGCGGTCGAGCACCTGTGCGTCATCGACGCGACCGTCCTCGGCGTCGACGACTACGGCAACCCGCTCCCGGACGTCGACACCAGTGACCCCCTCGCGTGGTTCGGCGAAGCGGTGCTGAAGCTGGCGCCGGGAGCCGTCGACACCCTCGACGAGATGCTCGCCGAGGCCCGCGACCGCGGCATGGTCTCGGAAGTCGCGGGCAACGCCGTCGTCGAGCAGATGGCCCGCGTCTACCTCGCCGGCAAGGACGCGGTCGAGGCCTACCGCTGCCGGGCCGTCGTCGACACCGGGATCCACCTCATCACCTCCACCGGCACCCACCCGGTGAAGGGCCGCCCGGAGGTGCGGCCGGAGAGCTGGCGCGCCCGCACGCGCGGCGAGCTCACGGTGACACCGGTGCCGGGACACCACTGGGACATGGTCGAACCGCCGCACGTGGCGGAGCTGGCCCGGGCCGTGCTGGCCGGGCTCGCCGTGACCGCCGACGAGTGA